A segment of the Allosaccharopolyspora coralli genome:
GCGACCACCGACGCCAATCCGGCCAATATCTCCGGTATCGGCAACTGACTGAACAGGACGAACAGCGCGGTCTCGGCGCTGGCTTCGCCGATCGGGTTGGCCGGGTTGTCCTGCAGCCGGTTCAGCGCCGCGTCACCGAAGACGGTCAGCCACACCATCGACGCGCCGACGGGAGCGAACAGGGCGCCTGCGATGAACGACCGGATCGTGCGCCCGTAGGAGATGCGGGCGAGGAACATGCCGACGAACGGGGACCACGAGATCCACCAGCCCCAGTAGAACAACGTCCAGGTGCCCTGCCACTCCTGGGCGGATTCGCTGCCCGGGTACGTTTCGAAGCTCGTCAGCGGCAGGTTCTGCAAGTAGGTGCCGACGTTGGCCGCCAGCGCGTTGAGCAGGTCGCGCGAGGACGCGAAGACGAACACGAAGATCATCAGCGCGAACGCCAGCCACAGGTTGATCAGCGACAGGTTCCGGATGCCCTTGTCGATGCCGAGCATCACGGACACGACCGCGACCGCCGTGATCGCCAGGATCAGAACGACCTGCAAGAACGTGGTGTTCTCGATGCCGAAAAGCGTCTCCAGCCCGGCGCCGACCTGCTGGCCGCCGAGTCCCAGCGACGTGGCGAGGCCGAACAGCGTGCCGAACACCGCGAGGATGTCGATCGTGTTGCCGATCCAACCGTTCATGCGCTCGCCGATGAGCGGGTAGAAGGCGGCGGCCGGGCGCAGCGGCAACCCGCGCCGGAAGGCGAAGTAGCCGAGGGACACGCCGAGCACGATGTAGATCGCCCACGGGTGCAGTCCCCAGTGGAAGAAGGTGAGGTTCATGGCGTTGGCGGCGGCTTCCTGGGTGCCGCCTTCGCCGGTGGGTGGCTCGAGGTAGTGCGAGACCGGCTCACTGACCGCGTAGTAGACGAGCCCGATGCCCATCCCTGCGGTGAACAGCATCGCGAACCAGGCGAGCTTGCTGTATTCGGGCTTGGAGTCCGGCGGCCCGAGTCGCACCGACCCGTAGCGGCTGCACATCAACACGATCACGAAGATCAGGAAGAAGCTGGCGGCGATGATGTAGAGCCACTCGAAGTTCATGGTGATGAACGTGTTCGCCCCGCTCGCCGCGGTGCTCAACGCCCCCGGAGCGATGACACCCCAGAGCACCAGGGCGATCGCGATGACCCCCGAGATGATGAACACCGGGGGGTTGGTGTGCGTTCTCAGGTAGTTCCACATCGCAGGCCCACCTCTTCGTGTCAATGACCCGTGCGCACGGCATCTTCACGCTAGGTCCCATGACACTCCCGGGCGACGCCACGCGCAATTCCGATACCGGACGGAAACGTTCTTGCCGCCGTGCGCTCCCCTGGTGGTCACCGTGTGAATACGTTGCGCCGGGACAGCACTCTTGTCTCCGCGCTGGGTCCCCACCTCGACTCACACTGTCTACTCAACGTAGTCGATGCTGGTCAGCCCGAACCGTGCAAAACGCGCGTCAGCTCGGCCGGGCGTCTGCCGCGCATACTCGGAGGCACTCGGAACGGCTCGCGTAGGATCACGTCCGGTGTGCCGGGAAGTCTGGTCGGCGAAGTTTCTCCGTTTCCGACGAGAGGTAGGACGGCCGGATGGCACAGGATCACCGGAACCAGCACGGCAGCGGCCAGGGGCAACTTCTCCCCCAGTCCTCACAGCCGGAAGCGCGGACACTCGCCGGCATTCTGCGTACCGAGACCGTCGGGGGCGCGTTGCTGCTGGCCGCCGCGGTGGTCGCGGTGGTGTGGGCAAACTCCCCGTTCAGCGAGGCGTATCAGACCGTCAGTGAGTTCGTCCCGTGGCCGGGCGGCGCCGCCGTGGGCCTCGACCTCGACATCTCGCACTGGGCCGCCGACGGGCTGCTCGCGATCTTCTTCTTCGTGGTCGGTCTCGAGCTCAAGCGCGAGTTCGTCGCGGGCGACCTACGCGATCCACGCCGCGCGCTGGTTCCTGTGGTCGCCGCGATTTGCGGCATGGCGGTTCCGGCGCTGGTGTACGTGGCGATCAACATCAACACCGGCGGTGACGCGCTGCGCGGGTGGGCGATTCCCACCGCGACCGACATCGCCTTCGCTCTCGCGGTCCTGGCGATCATCAGCTCGCACCTGCCGAGCGGGCTCCGCGCGTTCCTGCTGACCCTCGCCGTGGTCGACGACCTGCTGGCCATCACGGTGATCGCGCTGTTCTACACCGACGACTTCCACCCCGCGATGCTCGGCGCCGCCCTGCTTCCGCTCGCCGCGTTCGGGCTCCTCGTGCAGTTCCGCAAGACGTGGTGGTGGGTGTTGATCCCGCTGGGACTGGCGACGTGGTTGCTCGTGCACGAGTCCGGGGTGCACGCCACCATCGCCGGCGTGCTGCTGGCCTTCACCGTGCCGGTGCACAGCAAGGACCCGTCTCAGCCCGGGCTCGCCGAACACTTCGAGCACCGCTGGCGGCCGATCTCGGCCGGAGTCGCCGTCCCGATGTTCGCCCTGTTCGCGGCCGGTGTCTCCCTCGGCTCGGAAGGCCTGGGCGGCGCGCTGACCGACCCGGTGGCGATCGGCGTCGCGGCTGGCCTCGTCGTCGGCAAGGTCGTCGGCATCTTCGGGTCGACGTTCGTGATGGGCAAGTTCACCAAGGCCCAGCTCGACGAGAACCTCGCCTGGTGGGACGTGCTCGGGGTCTCACTGCTGGCCGGGATCGGGTTCACGGTCTCGCTGCTGATCGGCGAGCTCGCGTTCGGCACGGGCAGCCCGCGCGACGAGCACGTCAAGGCGGCGGTGCTGTGCGGGTCGCTGATCGCCGCCGTGCTGGCCTCCCTCGTGCTGACCGCCCGCAATCGGGCCTACCGGCGCTTCGAGGAAGCCGAGGCGAGTCGCGGCGAGAGCGGCACCGGATAAGTACTTCCGACGTTTTTGCTCGGTGGGTCGGGTAGCGGAACCTCACCTCGCGGGTGGCCGGTCCGCGTAGGCGCCGAGGAGACCGTCCACGCAGAGTGCCTGACCGAAGCCCTCACTCCGTCCGCCCCTGGCCGGTCACGGACACGAAAGAACCGCCCGGGACCATGTCGGGGGAACAGGTCCCGGGCGGTTCGTCGACGGCCCGAGTCGGGGGGACTCGCGCCGGGTCCGTCCGGCGGTGGCCGGGTTCGTCAGTAGCTGATGCCCCGCTCCTCCAGCCACGGCACCGGGTTGATCTTGCTGCCACCCTCGATGACCTCGAAGTGCAGGTGCGGCCCTGTCGACTGGCCCTTGTTGCCCATCGTGGCGATCTGCTCGCCGGCCTCGACCTGCTGGCCCTCGCTCACGTCGATGGTGTCGACGTGGCCGTAGACGGTGATCGTGCCGTCATCGTGCTGGACCCGGACCCACTGGCCGAAGCCACTGGCCGACCCGGCGTTGATGACCTCACCGCCGGTGGTCGAGTAGATCGGGGTGCCGATCGAGTTCGCGACGTCGATGCCGTTGTGGCTCGAGCCCGAGCGCTGACCGTAACCGGAGGTGAACTCGCCCTCGGCAGGCTTGGCGTAGCCGCTGCTGTTGGTGGCACCCGCCTGGTTGGAGGACGCCGCGGCCTGCTGCGCCTCGGCCTCCTGCTGCTGCTGTGCCTCGGCTTCCGCCTGCTGCTGACGCTCCGCCTCGGCCTGCTGCTGACGCTCCTGCTCAACCCGGGCTTGCTCGGCCCGCTCGGCCTCGGCCCGCTCCCGCTCCTGCTGCATGGCCTGTGCCTTCTGCATCTTGGCCTGCTCGGCAGCGGCGTCGGCGGCAGCCTTGGACTTGAGGATCTCGGGGGCGTCCACGGGCTGCTGACGGTCGCCGTTCACGGCCTGACCCAGGTTCTGCTGGGCGGCGACCGGCTCGAACGGGCGGTCGTCGCCACCTCCGGCGTTGGCGGCCAGCGGCTGCCCGATGGCGACGAAGGCGCCCGTGGCGACGACCGCCGCGAGAACCTTGTTGCGCAGCGGCTTGCCCTGACCGGGGCCGGACTTCTCGGGAGTGGAGTGGTCGGGGGAGTTCTCGGAGGCCGCCGACATCGGGGTATGCCGGTCCTCCTGGCGGTGCTTGCCCATGTTCGCCTCTCGTCGTCTCGGGGAGGCCGGTCACTTCCCGTCGGGGGGCGGGTGGTCCCTCTTCGGGGCGAGGAACCTCGTGACCGAACCGTGACGTTTCAGCGAAGAACGTAGCTAAGAGTTATCGGAGCGGCAAGCCTTCACCCAACAGGTGCAGGTTGATCGTGTGGCATCACTCTCTTTGAACACTTTATGTAACACTCGAAGATGACCATCGGGTAACGCGCCCACCCTGCCCGACGCCGCGCACACCGATCCGTCGTCCACCGATCACGCCGGCGGTCCACCCGGGACACGCCGCGCACCCCTGCCCGCGACCACGAGGTCATTTCGGCTGGTATGCCGACGACGCGATCCCGGAGCCCGAACCACCACACGAACGGGGGACACTCATGCCTCTGACCTCGCATGATCAGCGCTGGTGACCACGATGGACAGTACGAAGATCGCCCCAGAGTCGACACACGCGTGCGACACGCGCCACGAAACGGCCGCACAGTGAC
Coding sequences within it:
- a CDS encoding BCCT family transporter — translated: MWNYLRTHTNPPVFIISGVIAIALVLWGVIAPGALSTAASGANTFITMNFEWLYIIAASFFLIFVIVLMCSRYGSVRLGPPDSKPEYSKLAWFAMLFTAGMGIGLVYYAVSEPVSHYLEPPTGEGGTQEAAANAMNLTFFHWGLHPWAIYIVLGVSLGYFAFRRGLPLRPAAAFYPLIGERMNGWIGNTIDILAVFGTLFGLATSLGLGGQQVGAGLETLFGIENTTFLQVVLILAITAVAVVSVMLGIDKGIRNLSLINLWLAFALMIFVFVFASSRDLLNALAANVGTYLQNLPLTSFETYPGSESAQEWQGTWTLFYWGWWISWSPFVGMFLARISYGRTIRSFIAGALFAPVGASMVWLTVFGDAALNRLQDNPANPIGEASAETALFVLFSQLPIPEILAGLASVVAIIVVVLFFATSSDSGSLVVDILTNGGDPHPRWQQRLFWAILEGVIAAILLLAGAASGEDALSALQTASILAGLPFCIVLLFTCVGLVRGLSDERGLVTVPPAPSPLVSMRESSQRRPGSTADSGGDESVEPDSRAGAGSGGSTVATKDPDT
- the nhaA gene encoding Na+/H+ antiporter NhaA, with amino-acid sequence MAQDHRNQHGSGQGQLLPQSSQPEARTLAGILRTETVGGALLLAAAVVAVVWANSPFSEAYQTVSEFVPWPGGAAVGLDLDISHWAADGLLAIFFFVVGLELKREFVAGDLRDPRRALVPVVAAICGMAVPALVYVAININTGGDALRGWAIPTATDIAFALAVLAIISSHLPSGLRAFLLTLAVVDDLLAITVIALFYTDDFHPAMLGAALLPLAAFGLLVQFRKTWWWVLIPLGLATWLLVHESGVHATIAGVLLAFTVPVHSKDPSQPGLAEHFEHRWRPISAGVAVPMFALFAAGVSLGSEGLGGALTDPVAIGVAAGLVVGKVVGIFGSTFVMGKFTKAQLDENLAWWDVLGVSLLAGIGFTVSLLIGELAFGTGSPRDEHVKAAVLCGSLIAAVLASLVLTARNRAYRRFEEAEASRGESGTG
- a CDS encoding M23 family metallopeptidase, whose amino-acid sequence is MGKHRQEDRHTPMSAASENSPDHSTPEKSGPGQGKPLRNKVLAAVVATGAFVAIGQPLAANAGGGDDRPFEPVAAQQNLGQAVNGDRQQPVDAPEILKSKAAADAAAEQAKMQKAQAMQQERERAEAERAEQARVEQERQQQAEAERQQQAEAEAQQQQEAEAQQAAASSNQAGATNSSGYAKPAEGEFTSGYGQRSGSSHNGIDVANSIGTPIYSTTGGEVINAGSASGFGQWVRVQHDDGTITVYGHVDTIDVSEGQQVEAGEQIATMGNKGQSTGPHLHFEVIEGGSKINPVPWLEERGISY